The following coding sequences are from one Trueperaceae bacterium window:
- a CDS encoding serine/threonine protein kinase, which produces MFNPGDLINDRYEILGLLGKGGMAHVFRIRDQVLEREAALKVLRPHLTEADSGRFRREIRALAQLNHPGVVSIFDLGRSDLVFFVMELVTGGPITDLGPLETNPEKLEGLLTVAIQVADTLGYVHRLGMVHRDLTPRNILLTASGQPKVMDFGLVLLTETSQNLTRTGLTLGTPHYMAPEQATGTATGFQADLYALGAVLYKMITGVTPFDADNDQAVLYHHVYTDLIPAIEVNPTIPLSLSQLIANLLEKSPSARPGSAYVVADALRAIRRQCLTDSASLYLGGPSRQAYFPDGPPVGIGLAKRWSIKLDSGPQWPSGLAIGNGHLLVGQRLDKLTSLRLTDGELHLSIPTSDEVYLPPQLYNGNLYIPLRDGRCQTHSWPDGNYIEKFEDNTCGLLPLGDRLIFAKSDGTVKCSLNTADTLWETALPSVPLNSPIFHEGFLFITTSNGWLHCLNPNTGIEVFRVEVGPMKAGPLGYRGVILLSEANGALHAFDLHARETLWSYDFEGALWSSPAAWNGLVFSASWGKDLHCLNLATGEDVWETTLPGPVTATPVLSGGVLYVPTETGQLLGFEARTGSPLFSEQISANPIQSSPLITSGRVYVASLDGTVSSFEPVI; this is translated from the coding sequence ATGTTTAATCCAGGCGATCTCATCAACGATCGTTACGAAATTCTCGGTCTTCTTGGTAAGGGCGGGATGGCGCATGTCTTTCGAATACGTGACCAGGTATTAGAACGCGAAGCTGCCCTTAAGGTACTTAGGCCCCACCTAACAGAAGCTGACAGCGGTCGGTTTAGGCGTGAAATACGTGCCCTGGCTCAGTTAAACCATCCTGGAGTAGTAAGTATATTTGATTTAGGCCGATCTGACCTTGTGTTTTTTGTCATGGAATTGGTTACTGGCGGCCCGATCACTGACCTCGGTCCTTTAGAAACCAATCCAGAAAAACTAGAGGGTCTGTTAACGGTGGCTATCCAGGTAGCCGATACGTTGGGATACGTACATCGCCTTGGAATGGTACACCGAGATTTAACTCCCCGAAACATACTTTTAACCGCCTCAGGACAACCGAAAGTGATGGATTTTGGATTGGTCCTACTGACCGAAACGAGTCAAAACCTAACGCGAACTGGCCTCACCCTAGGCACCCCCCACTACATGGCTCCTGAACAGGCTACAGGTACCGCCACTGGATTTCAGGCCGACCTATATGCCCTTGGGGCTGTTTTATACAAGATGATTACGGGAGTCACCCCATTCGACGCGGATAACGACCAAGCCGTTCTTTACCACCACGTTTACACTGACTTAATACCCGCAATCGAAGTTAACCCAACCATCCCTTTGTCTCTTAGCCAACTAATTGCTAACTTACTAGAAAAATCCCCATCAGCCCGCCCTGGGTCTGCATATGTTGTTGCTGATGCACTTCGCGCTATCCGACGCCAATGTTTAACCGATTCAGCATCACTATATCTTGGTGGCCCATCAAGGCAAGCATATTTCCCCGATGGACCACCGGTCGGCATAGGCTTAGCTAAGCGTTGGTCAATTAAGTTAGATTCTGGTCCACAATGGCCCTCTGGTCTCGCTATAGGTAACGGTCATCTTTTAGTTGGCCAACGACTAGATAAATTGACTTCACTACGGCTGACTGACGGGGAACTACATTTATCGATTCCCACCTCTGACGAAGTCTATCTTCCACCCCAACTCTATAATGGGAATCTATACATCCCACTTAGAGATGGTAGGTGCCAAACGCACTCCTGGCCTGACGGAAACTATATAGAAAAGTTTGAAGACAATACGTGTGGACTCCTACCATTGGGTGATCGGCTAATATTCGCTAAATCTGATGGCACAGTTAAGTGCTCTTTAAATACCGCTGACACCCTATGGGAAACAGCGTTACCCTCTGTACCGCTAAATTCTCCAATCTTCCACGAAGGCTTTCTTTTCATAACGACTAGCAATGGGTGGTTACATTGTTTAAATCCCAATACCGGAATTGAGGTGTTCCGAGTGGAAGTCGGCCCAATGAAAGCTGGTCCTTTGGGTTACCGCGGAGTCATTCTTTTATCTGAAGCCAATGGTGCTCTTCACGCATTCGATTTACACGCCCGTGAGACTCTCTGGAGTTATGACTTCGAGGGGGCTTTATGGTCATCTCCAGCAGCGTGGAATGGTTTAGTCTTTTCTGCTTCCTGGGGAAAGGACCTCCATTGTTTAAACCTAGCCACCGGGGAGGACGTATGGGAAACGACCTTACCTGGACCGGTTACGGCTACCCCAGTCCTATCGGGAGGGGTCCTGTATGTACCTACCGAAACGGGGCAGCTCCTTGGATTTGAGGCTCGAACTGGATCGCCACTTTTTTCAGAGCAAATATCAGCCAACCCTATTCAATCAAGCCCATTGATCACATCGGGTCGGGTTTATGTGGCTTCTTTAGACGGTACCGTTTCATCGTTCGAACCGGTAATTTAG
- a CDS encoding transcriptional regulator: protein MPKRDKSKRLQVVITEEQDSMLTKTAYQLSNPERLVSKSEVVRLGIEMLNRAVETGDLEPNLVNTIDEEAS from the coding sequence ATGCCGAAACGCGACAAAAGCAAACGACTTCAGGTGGTTATTACCGAAGAACAAGATTCCATGCTCACGAAAACTGCTTACCAATTATCCAATCCCGAGCGCTTGGTCTCAAAGAGCGAGGTAGTCCGTCTAGGTATTGAAATGTTGAACCGAGCCGTTGAAACAGGAGACTTGGAACCTAACCTTGTCAACACTATCGACGAGGAAGCTTCTTAA